In the genome of Nostoc sp. C052, the window AAGCATACTGGGAGGTTTGCTTAATGCAAAATAATGTAAATTCATCTCTGCCAGAAGTGCAAAGATGGAAGCAGGAAATATTACAGAGAATTTTTAAATAAAATTGACTAAAATCTTTAATTTTGCTTAAATTACCTGATTAGAGAATATCTGATAAATGTGATGCGGACTGTACTAAAATCAGCAAATAGAACAAAAAAGTGTATCCAAATTCAAGTAGCAGCAATTGCGTCAATATTATTATTTTCAAATTTGGGCGCATCAGGACAAACTCGACCGATAACAACGCAAAATTTACAATCTGGCAGATGTGAGCCAATTGCCAAAATCATCAAAGGCGATCGCCATTGGGCAAGCTTGAGCAAAGTTTGTAAATCAGCTCAAATAAATCCAGAACCGGGGAGTACAGTTGAAGTTTTTTGCTATCTAAGGGGAAGTATTTTACAAGTTTCTGCTGGCACTATTGGCGCTCAATGCTTACCCCTTTCTGCGAGAGAAAGAAGTGGTTGTAGTCTACAAAATGAACACAATTGCATCAATATTAAAGGGCCAAATGACGATCCAGATGCGCCGAAATTAATTACCCCTTATGGAGTTACGAGTATCAATCCCCGTCCGATGCTATCGTGGGCTACGACACCAGGAGCTAGTAGTTACATAGTGCAAGTAGAGGGCATAGGAGTAAGTTGGTCGTTGTCAGTTCAAAATACGCAATTACCCTACCCGAAAGACCAGCCAGGATTGCAGGCGGGAAATGTTTATGATGTAAACATAATTGCCAAGCGAGGAGAGAAGTTTATTGCAAGTCAGAGTCTCTTGGTGTTAGTGTCAGAAGACAGAGCGCAGCAGGTAGCGACAACAATCAAACGCCTTCAAAGTCTCAAACAGTCCCCAGATGAGGTTGTTATCGATACGGATGCAGTATATAACGTGCAAGGTTTGGTAGATGAGTCAATTGCGGTGTTATCTGCACGAGCTAAAGCAGGTTCTCAAGACCCAGCTATTTATCGATTGTTAGGCGAACGCTACCTACAAGGAGATGCACTTTCTGCTGCTACTAGTGCATACGGAACTGCGATCGCATTAGCCCAAAAAGTTAACAATCCTGACGAATTAGCTAAGGCTCAAGCTGGAGCAAAAATTGCGGCTATTGCTCAAAGCCAACTACCTACAAGAATAAAAGCCGCCCAGTAGTATGGGTGGGAGTAAGTATTACTGGATATCAGGTTTAATTGTGCTTGTCTTAATGCCTCGGCTTTAGTCAGACCATTTTTCAAGTTTTTATAAAACTCTCCAATGAGTTGGGCGGTAGATTCAGCATCTACCAACCAGAGAGTAGCTAAGGTACTCCGCGCTCCGGCTTGTGCGGCGATGCCAGCAATTCCTAAAGCTGAACGCCGATCTCCCTTAGCTGTCTCACAAGCACTTAAAATAAGTAAATCAATAGGAGATTGCTTATTTTTTAACAAAGATTTTAATTCTTGAACTTTAAGTAGTTCTTTCCAAGTCAACAGAAAAGTATTATCAGGGTCAGAACTGAACTGAGCGTGGGTACTAAGATGAATTATGGGGAATGAATCGGACTCGACTTTTTCTCGAAACTTGTGAGTAGTGAATTCATCGTTGAGCATTTCTGACACAGAACTAATGCTTTTTTTTATATTTTTTATCTCCTGGGCGACTTCAGGTAGAGGCTGGAAATTTTCATGAACCAAAGAATTTTGGTAAATAGGGCCAGCTTCAGAAATCCCTGCAAATAAAACTCTCAATGCCTCTGGTTTTAAAAGTTGAGCTTGTAATTGGTGTAAACTGGATGCTGTTGAAATAGCGTAAGACTCTACAAGATACTTCTTCCCATCGTGTAACATATCAAAAGGGATATTCTGAAAATAGCTATCTAAAATAAAGACTAGATTCCCGGAAGCTGGTAAATACTGTTTGATAGGACTGATTAGCAAGTCATAAAGATTCTGAGCATAGGTGAGATAAGCGAAACCTTGAGTTTTAACAAATTGTTTCTTGTGAATGAGTTTGATAAAATTATCGACGGAATCGCTAACTAGTTTAGAATCTACTTTATGCTGATGAACACGTTGTGAAGTATTAATAACGACTTGAATTTCATTTTCTAGTTTAATAAAAAATACAAGTGGTGGTAAATTAGAGAAATCTTGGCTGTTAGCAACAGAAGGTGTAGTTAATCTCCCGCATTTTAGAAAATTCTCTATTTCAGCTATTCTGAGTTTATCTTGAATGGTAACTACTTGGAGATAATTGGCTTCTTTGGAGAATAGAAACTCCATATATTCGTGATATACAGGCTCAACTTTTTCTTTAAAATTAAACTGGATATCAGGATTCATCGCCAAAATATTACCTCTTATCTGATCAAGGCTGCTAATAGCTGCTGCATAAGCCTCATCAGCTTTTTGAGTTTGTTTGAGTTGCCGATATAAACTTCCTAATCTCCACTGCCACTGATAAGCAATGTCCCAAGCTTTTACTGATTGGGCTAATTCCATAGCTGGTTCTAAATATTTCTGTGATTCCAGTATTTGTCCCAAGTCAGCATAAATTTTACCAATAGTTCCTAAAGCATAAGATTTGGCTCGTGTATTGTTTAATTTTTCCGCATTTTCCCATGCTTTATTAGAAATAGATAGGGCAGTTAATAATGGACTCTTCGCTTGGGAAAAACTAACTTCATTTAACTTAGCGTTTTGAGCGACTTGCATTAAACTTTCAACCAGATTCAGACGAGCGTAGATAGAGTCAATGGCTGGTAAATCATCGAATTGATTATCAAGATTCAATAATTGTTTGATTAATGGCTGAATTAATTGCCTTTGTTTTTGGAAGTCTATATCTGTTAAATCTGACCATTTTTCTAGCTCTAATAAAAATTTTAATTGATTTAGCTTGGCAGATAGCAAGACATTATGCTGTGTTTTATTATCTAGCTTTTTATATAAAAACAGGGCAGATTTAGCTTGGAATTGCGCCGTGATTAAAGCCTTTTGTTTAGCACCAGAGTCATCTGTTAAATAATATTTGTTTTTAGCTTGTAAATAGAGAGTGCGTTCTGTATCTGCTAGACTTAGCAATAATTGATTGTATAATTTTGATTGTGTTAGTTTTAAATCATTAGCCATTTTCATAGCCTTTTGTAATACAACAAAAGAAGCTTCAGGATTGCCCATTAGCCTTAGTACATCACCCATCTGGCGAAGTCCGACGATTTGAACTTTTTTAAGCGGCTGATTTTGTAGGGTATGAGCTAACTTATCTGGAGACTCATCTATAGTCGCTTGTGCCGAACTAGGGCAAATCCAATCTTGTAGCTTCAGAGCTATTAATAGAGTATTGCAAGCACTGTTGTAAAACCCTTGGGCTTGAAATCCCAAGCTTTGGTTAATCAGACTACCAGTCATACCTTCAGAATCGTTTATTTGACTATAAGCTTTGTAAGCTGCTGACCAAGTTCTGATGGCTGTAGAAGCATTTCCAAGGCGTAGTTGTTCGTGTCCTGTTTGAGTTAGAATTGCGCCATTCGGCATTTGAGCTTTGACTTCTCCTTGCCACATAATTGCCAGCAATACCAGAGATAGCCCTAATAAAAAGTGCTTTAAAACAGTCGGTAATTGATAAAAAAAAGAAATCCATTTTCTTGCCATGTTTGCTTATCTGAATTAGTGTTAATGTTAATTAAAGGAATACCCCATTCAAGACGCGCATTGAAGCGATCTCCTACTTGGTACTGCAAACCCAAACCCACAGAAGCTAAAGTACCTACTGAGTTTGGTGCTTGGAGTGCATTATTCCAGGCAGTTGCAAAATCAAGGAAGGGAATAATCTGCAATTGCTGATTGTTTTGTGTCCAGGCTGCTAGATGTAACTCGGTTGAAAACAAAAATGCATTGTCAGTTAAGAAAGTGGCTTCACGATAGCCTCGCACTGAATCTGCACCCCCTGACGCAATTTGTTCGAGTGAGGAGAGAGGTCTATCAGCCAACTGAAGGTCTGCTTTAGCGATGAAGGTAGCATCGCTGCTTAACTGTTTGAGCCACCCAGCTTGACCCCGCCAAGCAAAAAAACGACCATCGGGAGCAAAATTGTTGATAGTAGCACCAAAAGCACCAATACCGAAACTGAACTGTGAGCGCAGTGAGAAAGTTCTTTTAGTGCTGCGTTCCAGCCACTCTTGCGAGAAGTTAACGGCAGAAATTCGGGTGATTCCATTAGAATTTGCCCCAGCATTTAAGGGGTAAGGGGTATTTAACAAAGATGACTCACTTTCTAAACGAGAAGCCGTGAGTTTTAAAGCAAATTCTTGCGTTGATGTGGCGGTGGCTTTGCGGACTATCGGCTGTCGAAAACTCAACTCGTAAGCACGAGCATTAGACAAAATATCTAAAGAGTTAAAAGGATTTTCGATAATATTGCTCGAAGAGTTGATGTAGCCGAACTCGATTATGCCATTCTGTGGATTGAGAGGAACAGAGTAGCTGGTTGTTACAGTGTTACTCCCGTCTGTGTTTCGATAGCCAACACTTAACTTGTCACCTATACCAAGCAAATTAGCATTGGTTATTTCAAAAAGACGCTGAAAACTTCCGGTAGCAGGTGAACGAGAATTGTCTAGAGCAGTCTCAATGGTAAATGACTGACGTTCCTTAACTTTGATGGTCAAAATACTTCTGTCTACTGAAGAACCATTATCTAATTGTGCTGATATCGATTCGATTAAAGGATCTTGCCGTAGGAGTCGCAAAGCCTCTAGTAGGTGTTTTTCATTGACTACTTCAACAGCGCTTGGTAATCGCTGACGAATGTAATTGTGCAATCGTGCGCCGCCAATGATCTCAATTTTATCGAATTGCCCTTCTACAACTTGAATGGTAATTACTGCCCCATGAGGATTAATTCGTTGATTTTCTGCAATCGGCAAAAAAGCCCCACAAGTGATGTAACCTTTATCCACATAAAATTTTGTAATTACCTTACCAACTTGGCGCAAATCATCAAATGTAATTTCTCTTTCCAAAAAAGAAGCAACTACCGTTTCTAGTTCTTGGGTTCTAATTACTGTATTACCCTTAAACACAAAACTTGCCACTTTGATGATTTGCTGATTTGAGGGTGCATTTTCTCTTAAAGGTGGTGCATTCGGGTATGGTATTGTCGGATCAAGTCTTTGAGGTAAAGGTCTAGGAACTTCCCAAGGTTCTTGTATAGTTCGGATCTGAGTTGAAGCTACTGTTTGTGAATGTGCTGGATCAATTATCAGTAAGGGGATGAGAAATATAGTTGCTTTCGACAAATGATTTAAGCACTGGAAATTGGGCATAGATGAAGATTGTTATTCTCAAAGCAGCTTTGGGTGGATTTGACTGCTAAATCCCACAAAAGCAATTATTGCGGCGGCTTTTGTGGGATTTACTTACTGTCGTGTTGATTGCTGAGGGGGCTGATCTGATTCTCCAGATGACTGTTGTACTTGTGTTTCTGATTCTTCCTCAGAATGACAAGGTGCTGCTGACAAAGAACTCCTCGGAGTTGCCTCTGAGGAAATATCTGTAAAACTTATTGTACCGTCAGTGTTGTTTCTCCAGCCCTGCGCTTCCTTATACTCGGATACTCCTTGTGTTTGAGTGCTTGCTGCGATCGCATCTGAAGGGTTGGTGGTATCAGGCTTTCGCTCATCTGACCAGCCATCAAGACTGTGAAAAGGGTCGCTAGGGCTTTCAGGGATTCCTCCGCTTCCAGCATTGATAAATTCATCTTCATTTTCAAAGGAGGAGGCACAGAGTTTGGTACTGTCAGGAGGATTGAATGCTGTTTTCGTCAGCACTGCATTCCCGAAATCAATTTGTTCAGTATTAATTGTAACTACACCATTAGCTCCGTCCTTTGAACTTGCTGTAATTCTACTATCTGGAGAGATAAAAAATCCCTGAGTATCGATAGTAATGTTCCCGCCTCTTCCTTCAAATGCATTGGCTGTAATTGTGCTGTCTTCTAAAAGAGCTACTGTCTCTGCTTTTATAGTTATGTTACCTCCATTGCCACTATTACCTGCGGTAGTAGTAATGAGACTATCAAGACGTAGTTGTAAGTCTTGAGAGCGTATGGAAATATTACCTCCTTCACCTGAATTAGTAGTCCCTGTAATCCTACCTTCGTTTAATTTAATAGATTCGGCCTTTATTTCAAGTTTTCCAGCTTCTCCTGTGCCTTGATTCCTAACACTAACTAATCCACCTCGATCAACAATTAGTAATTTAGTATTAATTGTTACCTGTCCAGGGAAAGCATTTGGTATTGAAGAAGTCCCAAGCCTCTGTTGATCTCCGTTTGGACCAGCTAAAGAATCAACGGATGCTCTTATAGCACTAGGAACATCATCTTTTATACCACTTACTTCTATTTCGGAAGCATTGATATTTAAACTACCAACTGCTCCAGTATCGAAAGATGAGGTACTAACTAAACCTCCATCTCTTAAACGTAATTGCGAGGTATTAATATTTACGCTACCAGCTTCTCCAGCTTTAGCAGATGCTGCTGATATGGCACTAGCTCTTTTAGTTGCTAGCTCTATTCCTATTACCTCTATTACATCTGCATTTATAGCCACGTTCCCCCCATTCCCAGTTCCTATTGTTGTGGAAGTCACCGATCCCCCATTGGTAACTCTAAGGTCTTTGGTTGATATCTGAAGATTCCCAGCATCTCCAGAAGCGTAGGTAGTTGCAGCAATAGAACTAACAGTAAAGGTTTGACGAGAAGTATTTATAGATGTGTTCTCCAAAAGTTGTACAGAATTGGGAGCATTAATAGTAACATTGCCTCCTTTTCCATCACTGTATGTACTTGCTCCTATTCTCCCTCCATCTTGAAGCACTAACTTTGGTGTAAAAATTGTAATATTACTTCCCTTTCCTGCACTGACTGTTTCTGAACGAATAGCGCTAGAAGCATCACCATCTATGGAAGTTCCTTTTAAAACTAGCGATTCCGAAGCATTTATAGCTAAATTTTCAGGAGTAATTGCCCCTCTGTTTTGAATTAGAAGCAATGAAGCGTCACTCAGTTTGACGTTTGCACCATTTACTTGAATAGCTCCAGAACCTATGCCACTAGTATCAACTAGTGCTTGTTTTGATAATTGAATGTCACTAAACTTGGAAACTCCTTCATAGCTAAAAGCCCATCCATCAGGAGTAGATTGTAAGCTAACTATACCAGAAGCAACACTGCCTAATTCAATCCTTCCTCCTTCTGCGGATATTGTACTGCCTGCTAGATTAATATTGCTTCCTACTAAGGCTAAAGTTTTTCCTGGTTGTACTTTTAGTCCGACTAAGTTAGTATTATCAACTTTTGTTGGTGAAAAACTAAAACTAGGTGTAATTTGATTTCCTTTCCCAGTAACTTGAATTGCTCCAGTATTACTCCCCAATCTTAAGCCAATTGGAATATTAATTGCTAGTAGCGGGGGAGCTTGTGGATTAGTAGCACTAAACTCCTCTCCATTAGGGAACATGAAAGCACTGGCTGTAGTCGCCAAAAATGAACCGCCAACCTTCAGTTGTGCATTTTGTCCAAAGCTAATACCATTCGGATTGGAGAAAAACAGATTCGCTGTACCATTGGCACTGATTATGCCATCAATGTTAGAAGCTGAAGCACCTGTGACACGAACAATAATGTTGCCAATATCAAATGTATTGTTGAAGGCTGCTATGTCACCTTTGGAGAGTGAAAAATCTTGAAAACTATGAAAAAGATTCTTCCCTACTTGAGTGCCCCCCTCAATAGTAATTTTATTCCCTTCTACTTTTATGTTTGTGTTATTAGGAAGAGTTAGATCGTGCTTCACTTGTGCCTCCGATGGGAAAGTCGTTAACATGGAAAAAAATACCACTCCCACAAAGGTATTTAAGATATATTTTTGTGTCACAATTATTAACCCTTTAAGTTCCACGCAGTCTTTGAGTACCCCAAAAGTAAGGTGGATAGACTTCTGATGGGGAACGGAATTACGCTGTTAAGTAAGTTAAAAAATTCTCAATACGAGCGAGAAAGTGTTTCTACTTTGGGTTGCTTTAGGCTTGCGTTATGACTAACGCAAGCCTAAAGCAACAGTCAGATGTTAGCGGGGTAGTCAAAGTCCGTTGGATATCTCTAGGGATAACTTGCCAGATTGTCGGGAGGCGAACTGGAACCTGTGCTTTCAATAGTTTGGAAACTATACCGTTAAGCAAGACAAATAGTCCCAGAACAGGAATTTTTCTAGGTAAATTAGCGGTCATTAATCACGAACATCAATTGGGAACTTATCAAAATAGAATACAATCGTCAGTCATCAAACCAATTCGCTTTTTCGCAATCTGTGACTTGAACAAGATGTACAAGGTTTGGAAGGACAAGTTGGACATCCATTTTTGGATGGTATTGTTGGAGAACCTGTCCAAAATCTTCTTCAAGTCACACAATCGGTCAGAATTCACCATGAATGAATGAATAAATCATTTGTTGTGTGGTGCTTCCAAGTAGTTGTTGAAACACCACACAACAAATGATTCTGATGCCGAGCTGGGGAACAATATTTGCTTTACTGATGTATTCTTCATTTCTTAGCAATCTAAAAATTGATTCTTTTGAGAATATAAGAGTAACATTTTATACTCCCCTGTCCTGTCAACGAGAAATCAAGGTTTTGACTATTTTGCAGGGAGGGAGTGAATTATTGTATTTAAACTCTCATAAAAGAAAAGCCTTTTTCCAGGGAATATCGCGGTTTTGATATTGAACTTAACTGTGAGATAAATAAATATCAAATTCAATAAAACCTACAACCTTTATTTAGCAAGAGTTTTATCCAATAAATTGAGTTTTAAAGTCATTCGACAAAACCCGATTCTTGCCCAAGAGGATTGTGATCGGTAGATTATACGACTAGCAAATAACATGATATCTTAATTAAGATTTCAGCTAGTGATTGTTCCCAAAGTTAGTTTTGTCTGATCGGGAATATCCGTCTTTTGTTAAGCTAAAGACACTTGGTTTAATCAGGGCTAAGTATAATCTTTAGCTATCGCAGTTTACCCTAAAAAAATCAAGGTGTATAAACATACTTGAAATTTGTGTCCCCCTTGTAGCCAGAAGCGATCGCAAGATCCTTAAGGTTTTGCACGCCAGTATACTGATGTCCATTAATAACCCAAGTTGGTACACCTGGGACTTTCGCCGCATTGCACAAATCTGGGTGGGGATTGATACCTCTCTTATCGCACTCCACTTTGATGCTGTTGTTGATGATCTGGTAGGCTTCTTTACCAAAGAGTAATTTTTGTTCATGACAGTGAGGACACCACCAAGCGACGTATTCTTTGGCACCGATGTTCACCAAATGCTTCGCCAAGGCTAGTTCTGCCTCCCCAGAAGTGGTGGTGATTGACCAGCCGACTCCAGGCTGAGGACGTTCTTTGGGCAGGAAGAAAATAATTGATGGGGACTTTTGGTTGTCTGTTTGTTGAGCAATATCTGTCAGTAGGGCAGAGCCATAACTCGTACTAACACAGATAATGGAGAGCGTTAACAGTGCAAGCAAAAAAGGGTGTTTGATAGCCATATTAAATATATACTTTGATTGAATAGTTGTCGAAGCGAACAATTAGAAGCTTTAAGATTGTAGTATTTTGTATAACTGATAACACGAAGTCAAGATATTAGTCTTCATCATCTTCATCTTCATAATCGAAATCATCATCACCATGTTCTTCATACCACTTTCTTTCTGACTCCAAAGCGATTTCTCTTGAGATCCTTTTTCTTTCTAGGGCTTCCCTTTCTAACTTTTCTATTTCTTGCCTTTCTATTTCTTCTCTATCTCTGATTTCTCTTTCTACCCTGTCTCTTTCAAGCTGAATTAATCGCTGCTCCACTCGTTCACAATAGAAATCCAAAGCCTTACCTGTGGCTGCTCCGGTAATCGCACCACCAGCTAAAAATATTATTACAGTTTTCCAGCCCCCAAAAGGATTACCACTCCACTCCAAACTACCTTCATTGAGCCACACCAGTAGGAAGTAGACGAGAATTCCAACAACTGTATTGATCGGTGCAAAGACTCTTGGTGTCATCTCGGTTTGACGAAGTATTAACCACTGCGCCAGACTGAGAATCATACCAAAGATTACCGCAGCGATCGCACAAAGAATAACATTACCTGTCCAAGTGAATGGATCTACTGCAAATTTAATGATTAGGGTGATAATAATCGGGGCAGAGAGCAAAAAGCTCAGGAGTAGGCTAGCGCTAATCGCAAGAAACCAGTAGCGACCGAGATAACCCAGGCGAAATTCTAACAACGACTCTTGTACTCCAAACAAAGTCATCCAAAATGCAATACTCGCGGTCAAATAATCAAGCATTAGCCGTTGTTTTACCCATGTGTTGAAGAGGGTATTTTCTAGAATAAGCTGAAATTGAATTCAGTTGGCACAAGTCAGAAATCAGAATTGAATTCAGGCACCTGACAACTGAAGTCTTTCTTGTTAACTGTGGTATTCGGCTGATTTTCGTTAAAGTATTCTTTCATCGGTGCAAAATATAAAAAGCAATTAAAAACCCCAACCTGTTTAAAGGATGGGGGCATAAATAAAAACTCTATATCCCATGATGACACAATTCAATATTTGTTCGACTGCTGTCAGCCTAGAGGTGGGCCAATGAACAAACCACCATCTAGACGCAAGAAAGTTATCCCTGTGGCATCTGGTGAACCAAAGCCAGCAACCGACTCTGCAAAGGAAAATAATTCTGGGCAGGATAACCCAGCCTCAGCAACGATTACAGTGACTGCTGTTGAAGTAAAAGAGTTGACCGAGGAAGAACAAAGCTTACGCCTACACTTGGAACAGCGTGTAGAACGTGCGTTTTTAGAAGCGGGTCAGGCGCTGATGGAGTTGAGGGACAGACGGCTGTACCGTTCCACGCACCGGACTTTTGAAGAATACTGCCGCGAACGCTTCAATTATAGTCGTGATGCGGCGTACTTAAAGATTTCGGCTACTGTCGTTTATGAGAATCTCCAAAAGTTTTTGCCGACCAATGGTCGGCAAATTCCAATGCCGACCAACGAACGACAATTGCGTTTTTTGGCGAAAGCCGAGTTGGAACCAGCTGTGCAAGCGGATGTTTGGCAGCAGGCAGTAGAGCAAGCTGGGAATAAGATTCCCTCTGGTCGGATAGTAAAAGATGTTGTAGATAGGATACGCGAAAGGACGAAAGTACCCAATCCTTACCATATTGGTGAAATATGCATTCTTTTGCCAAAGGATAACCCAGACTTGAGAGGTAAAGCGGGTTATTGGGGTGTGGTAACTCATGTTGGCGAATATAGTTGTACAGTCCAGACATGGGACGGCGATTATACCGTGAAGATTGAACACCTGAAATCACTGGAATTGCTTGATGAAGATTGCCAATTCATGCAGCAGCTATGTATGAGGTTACGGCAGTTGCATCAAGTGACGACCCGTGACTCTTCTGTAGATTGGCTGTTGCAGGGGTTGGGGAAACAAGCTAAACCTTATCTGTCATCCTTGCAGGCAAAGCTGCTGGCGGCTGTTGAAAGGGAGTACAAGCTGGTTTGGAGACAGCAAAAATAAACTTGATTGTTAATGCAACAATTCAATCTAGTGCCTGCTCTTTTTTTTTAGTTTTACGCTCTCTTCGTTTAAGGAAGATAACTTAATCCGCCGACTTTCACGCGATAGTGGGACTAAAACTGGGGCAAGACTTTGAGCATTGCTTTCTTTAAAGCTTTCCACCACCTTAGATAATTCTGCAATTGTCGATGCCTCAAATACGCTACGCAAAGGCAACTCCACGTGTAAGGCGTCGCGCACTCTAGAGACAAGCTGAGTTGCCAGTAATGAATGACCCCCTAATTCAAAGAAATTATCATAAATTCCGACGCTCTTAAGTCCCAAAACCTCAACAAAAATTTTCACCAGCTCTTGTTCAACAGGAGTTCGAGGTGCAATGTAATTTTCAGGCAATTGGGGCTTGATTCCATTATGGAATGCTCTTAAGGCGCGGCGATTGACTTTACCATTAGCTGTTAGAGGTAAAGACTCCAATACTACAAAATCTGATGGGATCATGTACTCAGGCAGTTTTTGTGCTACGTAATTCTGCAACTGCGGCACTAACTTACGTGCTGCTTTGGTTTGTAGGGGATTATTGGCGTAAGATTGCCAAGACCGAGAGAGAGTCGTACTATAGGGAAAAATAGTTCTTTTACTTACTTCATCTTGCCGTACAAAAGCTACATCATAATGTCCTTCAGTACTTGAATATGACCAGGTAATATCAACGCTATAAGGTACGTTCAGCGCATAGAAATCTTCTGGATCTACTCCGAAATTTTCTAGTTCTTGCAAAGCTTTACGTATTTGCCCTACAGTTTTAAAACCTTTTACGTCTGATAGCCATTCTGCTGTTTTAATTGCTGACATCAGCCGCGCATTAGGTACATTAATAATGCTTAATATTTCTGGCTGATTCTCAATTAATAACTGGCGTACTGCTGAGACTGTTAGATTATCTTCAGACCAGTTAAATACTGAATAATTTCCAGCATTACTAACAATTTCGGCACGAATATGAAGAATAACATTGTAACGAAACTCAGTTAACTCATTGTGATGTTTACCCCGGATCAGTTGGATTTGTACATGATTAATTTGCGGAAAGCGTTGCTTGATTGCAGTAAAAAAAGCTGGGTCAATAACTAACTCTGTTTCTTGAAATATTTGCCTTTGTACCCGTTGTTGTAACTCCAAGCAGGTAAGGGAAGGTTCAGCTTGATACAGTTGGACTGACGCATGAAAAGCTTGCAAGAGTGGCAAATTACGCACATCCCCTATGAAGATAAAGCCACCTGGAGCAGTTGCCTGCACAGCACCTTCTAATACACTAATTAGATAATCAATAGTAGGAAAATATTGTACAACCGAGTTCAGAATTACTGCATCAAAAGCTGCTATTTCGACTTTATCGAAGTTAGTAGCCATTTGCTGATACAGTGTTACCTGCGGCATTTCTTGTTTTTGTAGCTGTTGCTGAATACAGCTAAGTGAAACTGAGGAAAAGTCTGTTCCCCAATATTTAGTGCAGTGAGGTG includes:
- a CDS encoding CHAT domain-containing protein, whose translation is MARKWISFFYQLPTVLKHFLLGLSLVLLAIMWQGEVKAQMPNGAILTQTGHEQLRLGNASTAIRTWSAAYKAYSQINDSEGMTGSLINQSLGFQAQGFYNSACNTLLIALKLQDWICPSSAQATIDESPDKLAHTLQNQPLKKVQIVGLRQMGDVLRLMGNPEASFVVLQKAMKMANDLKLTQSKLYNQLLLSLADTERTLYLQAKNKYYLTDDSGAKQKALITAQFQAKSALFLYKKLDNKTQHNVLLSAKLNQLKFLLELEKWSDLTDIDFQKQRQLIQPLIKQLLNLDNQFDDLPAIDSIYARLNLVESLMQVAQNAKLNEVSFSQAKSPLLTALSISNKAWENAEKLNNTRAKSYALGTIGKIYADLGQILESQKYLEPAMELAQSVKAWDIAYQWQWRLGSLYRQLKQTQKADEAYAAAISSLDQIRGNILAMNPDIQFNFKEKVEPVYHEYMEFLFSKEANYLQVVTIQDKLRIAEIENFLKCGRLTTPSVANSQDFSNLPPLVFFIKLENEIQVVINTSQRVHQHKVDSKLVSDSVDNFIKLIHKKQFVKTQGFAYLTYAQNLYDLLISPIKQYLPASGNLVFILDSYFQNIPFDMLHDGKKYLVESYAISTASSLHQLQAQLLKPEALRVLFAGISEAGPIYQNSLVHENFQPLPEVAQEIKNIKKSISSVSEMLNDEFTTHKFREKVESDSFPIIHLSTHAQFSSDPDNTFLLTWKELLKVQELKSLLKNKQSPIDLLILSACETAKGDRRSALGIAGIAAQAGARSTLATLWLVDAESTAQLIGEFYKNLKNGLTKAEALRQAQLNLISSNTYSHPYYWAAFILVGSWL
- a CDS encoding ShlB/FhaC/HecB family hemolysin secretion/activation protein — translated: MPNFQCLNHLSKATIFLIPLLIIDPAHSQTVASTQIRTIQEPWEVPRPLPQRLDPTIPYPNAPPLRENAPSNQQIIKVASFVFKGNTVIRTQELETVVASFLEREITFDDLRQVGKVITKFYVDKGYITCGAFLPIAENQRINPHGAVITIQVVEGQFDKIEIIGGARLHNYIRQRLPSAVEVVNEKHLLEALRLLRQDPLIESISAQLDNGSSVDRSILTIKVKERQSFTIETALDNSRSPATGSFQRLFEITNANLLGIGDKLSVGYRNTDGSNTVTTSYSVPLNPQNGIIEFGYINSSSNIIENPFNSLDILSNARAYELSFRQPIVRKATATSTQEFALKLTASRLESESSLLNTPYPLNAGANSNGITRISAVNFSQEWLERSTKRTFSLRSQFSFGIGAFGATINNFAPDGRFFAWRGQAGWLKQLSSDATFIAKADLQLADRPLSSLEQIASGGADSVRGYREATFLTDNAFLFSTELHLAAWTQNNQQLQIIPFLDFATAWNNALQAPNSVGTLASVGLGLQYQVGDRFNARLEWGIPLININTNSDKQTWQENGFLFFINYRLF
- a CDS encoding filamentous hemagglutinin N-terminal domain-containing protein → MTQKYILNTFVGVVFFSMLTTFPSEAQVKHDLTLPNNTNIKVEGNKITIEGGTQVGKNLFHSFQDFSLSKGDIAAFNNTFDIGNIIVRVTGASASNIDGIISANGTANLFFSNPNGISFGQNAQLKVGGSFLATTASAFMFPNGEEFSATNPQAPPLLAINIPIGLRLGSNTGAIQVTGKGNQITPSFSFSPTKVDNTNLVGLKVQPGKTLALVGSNINLAGSTISAEGGRIELGSVASGIVSLQSTPDGWAFSYEGVSKFSDIQLSKQALVDTSGIGSGAIQVNGANVKLSDASLLLIQNRGAITPENLAINASESLVLKGTSIDGDASSAIRSETVSAGKGSNITIFTPKLVLQDGGRIGASTYSDGKGGNVTINAPNSVQLLENTSINTSRQTFTVSSIAATTYASGDAGNLQISTKDLRVTNGGSVTSTTIGTGNGGNVAINADVIEVIGIELATKRASAISAASAKAGEAGSVNINTSQLRLRDGGLVSTSSFDTGAVGSLNINASEIEVSGIKDDVPSAIRASVDSLAGPNGDQQRLGTSSIPNAFPGQVTINTKLLIVDRGGLVSVRNQGTGEAGKLEIKAESIKLNEGRITGTTNSGEGGNISIRSQDLQLRLDSLITTTAGNSGNGGNITIKAETVALLEDSTITANAFEGRGGNITIDTQGFFISPDSRITASSKDGANGVVTINTEQIDFGNAVLTKTAFNPPDSTKLCASSFENEDEFINAGSGGIPESPSDPFHSLDGWSDERKPDTTNPSDAIAASTQTQGVSEYKEAQGWRNNTDGTISFTDISSEATPRSSLSAAPCHSEEESETQVQQSSGESDQPPQQSTRQ